Genomic segment of Strix aluco isolate bStrAlu1 chromosome 8, bStrAlu1.hap1, whole genome shotgun sequence:
CCCGGGGCGGCTCCaaggcggcgcggcccggcccggcccggcccccccggccgccTCGGGCTGCCCCCGCGCCCTTCCGGCCCCCTCGGGCTGCCCCCCGGACACCCCCGGGCCCCTCGGgctgccccccgcgcccccccgacCCCCGCACCTCCTCGGGCGCCCGCAGGACGCGGCTCTCCCAGTCGATCTGCTTGTTGAGCGGGTTGTAGAGGAAGGCGGGCGGCTGCGACACCCTACGGAACAGCTCGTCGGGCGGCGgcagccgcggccgccgccccgggctgccccccgccgccgcacCGCCCCCCGCCTGGCGCTCGTCGTGCTGCGGCTCGTCGGCCTCCGAGTCGGAGCTGGAGCTGCCGTAGGCCGCGAAGTAGCCCAGCGGGTCCTCCCCCTCCGCCGCCATGGCGGGGCCTGCCGCCGCGACACCGCCCGCACGGAAACCGGCGCCGCGCCGAGCGTTCCGGCCTGCCGCCGCGCCGGCGGGAGCCcgagcccccccccagccccgccgcggccgcccctgATGCTGCCTGCCCGGGGCCGGTCTCCGCGCTGGCCCCGGGAGGCGAGACCCACGCGCGGGTGAGGTCCCGGTTTGCACTGGCAGGGGCTCCGGCAAGAGGAGGCGGTGGCCAAATCGGCGGCcgccaggggaggggggggcagggctCGCCCCCAGGAACTCggggattttttcccctctaagagAGCAGAGACAGACACAGAAAATCAGACATGAAACCGAGACAACCTCCATTTCTCCTTTTTTACACCTGCAGGACTATGTAGAGAGAAAACACGTTTTCCTTAGTGTTCGAGTGTAGTTAAGCAGCTGAGGTCTTAATGTCACATGCACGTTCTCCCTCTGCACTGCTCTTGTCCTGCAGGCACAGGTGTTTCACAGCAAGTCAGTCTTTCCACCAAAGACAAACCTCTCTTACAAAACAATGAGAAGGAACGAAAGCCTCCcgcacacacaaaaccaaaaccacacatcCAGATACGGGCATGAACTGCTCTTACAACCTATGCATTTTAATAATGAGAGGCAGACAGGAAAAGAGGCAATTATACAAAAAACTTTATTCCAAAAgtgataaaaacatttcaaacttttaaaaaaaatgtatgctaTAAACATCTAGTAAGATAATACATTCATTTAAGTCTCAGGTTGATAGGCTCCGCTGCAGCAGCCATCCCTGCAGAGGCAGGCTTCCTGCAGGATGCGTGGCACTGTGGCAGGCAGCACACCTCAGGGGCTGAGATTGAGATCTGCAAGGCAGTCTACACCCTGCTCTTTCTGAGTTATGGCCAAGCTTGCTCAATCTCCTCCATTTACAGGAGCCCAAGAAGGGACCCGAACTCAAGCACAGCTCTAGGTGGTTACTGTGGGCATTTAGACAAATCAATTTTCAGACATCCTGAGTATGTGTAACTACAGTTCAAGTTAATGGAAGAGAGGGATTTAAGCCTACCCTTAATTTCATGTTAGAGAGCAAAATTTTGTTTGCATATTTAGGCACTTAACTTCAAGAGTGCCTTCTGAACCAAGCAGTTTTGTTGAAAAGCATTTTCACCATCCTGACAGCCTATGACCTTAGATGcatacaagaaaaacaaggatttgtATAAACACTAAACAGAAGCCCACATCTTTATCAAATGTAAGCTATTCATATACTAAAGTATGGAGTGTAGTTGAACATTGCAGTTTATTTTAACCTACCTCCAAAACCAgagtaaacatgaaaaaaaatttagagaCTGTACTGAGGTCCTGCAGATGGGCCTGTCTCCACAAAAGGAGTTTATGAGTATTACCTGGGTTTGAATTTCATTGGAATTACATGGCTATAGCACTGTATGAGAGCCAAAATAATTTAAAGCCTTAAATTCAAACCTACGCTTTGATACACTGAAAGCATCCCCTCACTTTCAAGTGTAGCACTGCAGAACACAACTGTACACATTTCCAAGTAAGAGTTTGTCTTTGCCTAATAATTTCAAAGTGATTATAGGCCAACTTCATAAGAAGTAGATTGCAACTCAAGAGTAGAGTATGAAGGGCATACAGCATGTTACACTGTGTCAAGAAATGAGAACCTTCCCATGTTGAAAtagtttaaaatgcatttgactCGAGAAACCATTTGAAATGTAAACCTGTGCTATCTGCTTTGAAGAGTAGGTATCTGAAGTGCAGCATTTCCAAGAGTCCTTCAGGTATGGATACTTCTTGCTACAGGACTCCTCCTCTACTTACCTACTGTAACAAAACATACAAGATTTGCTCCTGAATAGCATTATACAGTAACATTTTCTTACAGCCCACATGATGCTGTTACAGCAGTTTACATTCCTTTTCCACTACAAAGGCGAATTTATATTTAAAGTGCATCTCAAATCAGAAACCTCTAACTAATATACAAGAATAATATGCTAAGACTTGTGGAAGTGTATTTGCTAACTCAAATCACTGCAATACCGAGTGCTTTCTGATTTACTAGTAGGACAAAGTTCAAACAATTAAGAGACTTCTCGCAAATAAGCATAGCTACAGATCTGGCCAGATtcagggttttggggtttggggtttttttttgcaaatggagctgcacacacatacatagagGGCAAAATTTATCCTACAGATAAACATTTAATTTGGTAAATGAGTAAGCTGTTTGGTAAGTGAGCCTAAGCTTTTAgttcagaaagttatttttcaataCTCACTACTTCTCCTAACCATCATTCCCAATTCACCCAtcacagaaacattaagaaaagcAGGTTTGTTAGTTTCtgtaggaagaaaaaacccatttGTTCTATAACTGCAGCTTAATTATCTGCAGCTTAATGTGCTATCTTAAATAcattggtttaaaaaacaaaccattgCCGCTATAATAGCATGATCTTTTGAAAAAAGCTCTCTAAAGAACATAAAACCAAGCAGCTCCAGAGTCATTCAATTACAAAAAACCCTACTCCTTAGAAACAGTAAATAGCATATTGTTTCCTCTGATTTTGCTAATTAACggttttacaactttttttttaacctttataaGACATTACACAAAATTTCAGTACTATTTGGATGAACAGACAAAAGTCACTATGTTCACTGTGGTTGAAGAGAACGTGATCTTAAAGGCAGAAAGCAATTGTCACTTGAACTAGTACACGGTTCTTGCTGCTCTGACTGGAGCtctggggggagtgggggtgcACCGGGGTCTCCAGGCCCTGGAAGGGTGGCTGAGAGAACAGCACTCTCTGCATTTCCCATCTCTGCAATTGGCAAATTCATTGAATGAAGAGACACAGCAGACATAAATGCAGCAGTGCTATAATCTTCTTCTGGATGATGTATCTGGGTAGATTCTTTGTCTTTTGATTTATCAAAAAAATTAGATTCATCAGAATATGATCTGGAAAGATTATTCGTTCCTCCATACAGTGAGGTCATACAGGTGCTGCAGCTTAGACCTAAGACAAAAAACAGAGACTGGATTTAATTACAATATGGTGCAGTCTTAAAACTGTGCTCTGATTTAATATCAGTAAGATTGCCAAAGATCAGTTGTATTTTTAACAGATTAACCTGTTCATCTCCCCTGTGACGTCCCAATATTcatgacaaattaaaaaatacatgcaGGCTATCTAGGCTGACGTGAATGATTTCTCTGTATCAGCTATTATTTGACAAAGATGCACCATAATTTAAGCTTCATTTTAAGAAGTCACTTTAGCCCTCTGACCCATCTTTTGATAGATTTCTCTCACTGTGTTCttcaaatttttaaaagcttcagctACATGGTTCTACTCTAAAGCGGACTACATTTGGAGGCTGTTTTACCTGAAGCCAGAGAAAACTTCAGGCCTTTCATCTCTAGTGTTAAAATATacttcttccttctttatttctcttttggtGGGTGTGGAAGGGGAAGTAAGGGTTTTGGTTTAGAAGGCTTATACTTTCTTTATCTGCCTTAAAATATGAGTATATATGGTCACTTCAAGCCTTGTGTGTCAACAAAACCTCTCTGCCTGTATGAAACAACATATGCATACATTCACAGTGTCTAATTTTAAGTTTTGGCATTGACGGCATACAGAGAAATTCCCCTCAGGTTGCACTTGCTGGCTTATCTTCTGCTGAGGTGTAAAGTTTAACAAAACCAGAGCATCCTGCCACTGCAGTAAATTGCTTCAAGAGAAATGCAAGATGGAAGATAACCACCTATTCTGAGTTCTGAACTAGAACCTCgtagaaagcaaaactgaaatgtgaagaaaGACTTACCCATCATAACAATACGATAGGGTCTTCTTGCAATTTGTTATTTCTGATGTGCTCAGATAGTAAAAAGACAAAGCCAGGATACATGCACTAGGATCTTAAACCCAAACTGGTGATATTTCCAAGAATGTTGTCCTAAACACtagaggaagtaaaaaaaacccccaaaacctgtACTAAGAAACATGATTTAAAGAACTGCTGGAGTTTAATTTTGCAGATCCTCAAAATAAAACTTATGTCTTACAAAATGTCATTATAAACTTCTCACCTTTGAGAGCTTCAAGTTTTTCATTTTTGACTTTTAACACTACGTCAGTTATCTTTTGTAAGAGGAAGTTTTGTGTTCTTTCTCGTCTGATAGATTCAATCAAAGCATCTAGTCCCTTTGGGTTTTCTGCTAAGTAGTCCAATAACTTCCCAGTTTTTTTCCTACTGGAAGATCGAGAAGAAATTTCTTCCGTGTCCTCTCTAGTGAGTATTTTCTTTGAACGTAGGTAATCAAAGTGTCTCTCAGCTATGATTTTATCACACAGGTAAGGACGCATCCTTTCTaaagcctgaaaaacaaaacaaactagtATTAGCCAATCTTTCAATTTATTTAGAAGCCTGTGTTTAAAACCTGTATGATTTTGATACAGGTTAACgaaacaatttttaaagctgCCAGCATGTTACCTAGCAGAGATTTTTCtcagtgtaaaagaaaaattaaaaagaacaaccCCACACCTTATCGAATTTACTTAtccctttcatttgtttttctttgagtgAACTTAGGAGTTTTAATACATGTTCAAGTAATAAGGTGAATACTTACTGAAAATGTTTACATCAAGTCTGTGGTTATCACATTTCAGAACAGTCACCAagtaaaaatgaagagaaattatACCAACAACACACAACAGCACCTACTCACTTTGTGTACAGATACACTCATTCTCACTGACTACCCAGCTGCAACATTTCCATACTATTTGCATTCATGAGGCACAACTTCAAATTATTGCAATTACTAATGTTTTCTGTACATTAAGTAAAAGCAATCTTGGAGCAACAGCACGAATACACTCACTGTTTAGAAGGTTTGTTAAATAAACACCATTATTTACAAATTCAACAGATTACTGGCATCCAAAATACCTGCACTTTCATCCACAGATGTACCTGCTCTCAACAACTTTACTGGCTGCTTTTTGTCTTCATCAAACTGCCTTCTTTTGGTTTAAGATTTTATATTAAACACCTGAAGCAACTTGCACACCTCTAACATGCTGTACAGACCACTGAAAGTTAGCGCAACTGGTGACTCTGGCCAAAGCAAAACGATTACTCTCTGCAGCATAACCTCAGCTTACAAGGGTAAACCGGTTAAGTCCTCTCTACAACCAGCaaaaagaaagaggtggaagaacCTGCCTATGGGATGGGACTCCATCCATCATCTGAAGACCCTAACATGCAGTCAATTAACATGATGAAGCACAGACATCTGCCTTGAGCACTTCGGCAGCAGTGCCACTCTGCATCTTCAGGAACTGTAACACTTCGTATGGGATCATATTTCCTCAGAGATCTTCCTGGAGAAGCATGCTATCTTTTGTAACTATATCCAATTCTAACCTGACTA
This window contains:
- the BCL10 gene encoding B-cell lymphoma/leukemia 10, with translation MEGPDPGSGSGVAGRLLTEDEMAEVKKDALERMRPYLCDKIIAERHFDYLRSKKILTREDTEEISSRSSSRKKTGKLLDYLAENPKGLDALIESIRRERTQNFLLQKITDVVLKVKNEKLEALKGLSCSTCMTSLYGGTNNLSRSYSDESNFFDKSKDKESTQIHHPEEDYSTAAFMSAVSLHSMNLPIAEMGNAESAVLSATLPGPGDPGAPPLPPELQSEQQEPCTSSSDNCFLPLRSRSLQPQ